The window GCTATTAAGTAAATGCAATATCTGAAGTTTTTCCGAACATATTGTTTGGATAACAGCAATCTCCTTTGGTTTACCTTTGATTGAGACTTGATTCagtcatctttttaaaatttttCAATTGATTTTGTTTATCCTGTATTCTCTTCCAGAGGCATTGCTCAACCCCACGCTGGAAGATGTTGTCCCATCCCGGGAAGTTACAGAAGCTGCTGAAATTAGAGAGATTCTAGAAACCGAGACAACCACACATTCGTTCCCCATGTTTGCTGAGCACACCAACCTCAAGTGGGTGACGTGGAGCGGATTCCTCCCAAACGGTGCCGTCGCTATCTTTAATGGCTACACCGAACGCACCGACTACGTGTGCAAAGTCAACTGCGAGGCCGGCTTCTATTCTCCCAGTAAAGGGAACTTCTGCCAGTACCCGTATGCCGACAAAGAGTATGCGTCCACAAAGTTTGAAATGCTGGTAAACGTCGACCAATTTGAGTTTCTGGAGTGGGTTGAAGAATCATACGGCGCAGTCCCAGGTTATGCCATCAAAACCTGCCCTGACTCAGATATCTATGTGGGCAAAAACAAGTATGGTCTTGGCAAAGTGGTGACCCAACATGAGGCCTTCTTCCTTCCCTGGGAGGGCGATGAGTATTGGTACAAGAGCTACCAGGTTCTTGCTATCAACCGAGACAGCTACAGCCAGCACATCTCTCATGTGGAGTATGGCATCGACCAGATGGAACTCTTCCATCATCCTCCGGAGGCCCTGCAGCTTGCCAAAGTCACCAACCTAGAGTGCAGATCTGTGCAGAAGACAGTGACACTGGACAAGACAAGTTCTGTGGAGAAGTCCTGGGACATTGGCAGAGAGACCCGCAACGGATCCATCTCCACCATGAAGGCCAAAGTGCCCATCCTTGGCCCAGGGACGGTGGACCTCAGCAAGGAACAGACGGTCACCTTTTCAGAGGGAACCAAAACGGTGGAGACCATCAGTCACTCCGTCTCTGTGGAGCTTAC of the Eleginops maclovinus isolate JMC-PN-2008 ecotype Puerto Natales chromosome 12, JC_Emac_rtc_rv5, whole genome shotgun sequence genome contains:
- the LOC134873079 gene encoding natterin-3-like, encoding MKWCVAVFFAVLQLCSPALQTDPLFYLSQIHEGKEQTSKALLNPTLEDVVPSREVTEAAEIREILETETTTHSFPMFAEHTNLKWVTWSGFLPNGAVAIFNGYTERTDYVCKVNCEAGFYSPSKGNFCQYPYADKEYASTKFEMLVNVDQFEFLEWVEESYGAVPGYAIKTCPDSDIYVGKNKYGLGKVVTQHEAFFLPWEGDEYWYKSYQVLAINRDSYSQHISHVEYGIDQMELFHHPPEALQLAKVTNLECRSVQKTVTLDKTSSVEKSWDIGRETRNGSISTMKAKVPILGPGTVDLSKEQTVTFSEGTKTVETISHSVSVELTVPPNHSCTVRMDGRKMTADIPFTGRLSRTNHNGDTHWTYITGIYDGVTVGEINAVVERCQPVMDAVPCSPTQD